The following nucleotide sequence is from Geotrypetes seraphini chromosome 10, aGeoSer1.1, whole genome shotgun sequence.
catgaaaagccgctatagcactgagatggactctgattgaagtggacttgaggccagagtctgacaaagaaagaagataatccaacaaggtctctactgcaagggaagtgggattataatgatgaagaagacaccaggaagaaaaccgtgtccacttctgatggtaacattgaagagtggccggtttcctggaggcatccagaattgaacgaacaggctgagacaacagcgtatcatgagaagtcagcccgaaagataccaagctgtcaggtgcagagactggaggttgggatgtagaagggtttcctgatgctgtgtaagcagagaaggatacagtggcagaagaaaaggttccctggaactgagttgaagtagaagggagaaccaatgttgcctgggccacctcggagcaatcagaatcatggttgctcgttccctcttgagcttgaacaaggttctcaacatgagaggcagaggagggaaagcgtacaggaacagattggaccaatcgaggagaaatgcatccgctgccagacggtgaggagaggagagtctggagcagaaaaggggcagctggtgattgtgaggagctgcaaagaggtctatctgaggagtgccccattgagcgaagatggattgtagagttacaggatctagagtccactcgtgaggctggagaattctgctgagcttgtccgctaaggtattcttctctccctgaatgtaaatagctttcaggaatagatggtgatttatggcccaagtccagatcttttgggcttcctgacataagaggcgagagcccgtcccaccctgtttgttgatgtagtacatcgcaacttgattgtctgtgcacaacatgataacttgaggaaagagaagatgctggaaggccttgagggcataaaacatcgctctgagttccaggaaattgatgtgatgcttcttttcctggtctgtccaaaggccctgagtttggaactcgttcaaatgagctccccatgcataaggagaggcatcggttgtgatgactagttgatgaggaggttgatggaacagaagacctctggatagatttgagtataccaaccaccattgtagagactgacgaagagatgacgtcacagatatgtgacgtgagcaaggatccgtcgcttgggaccactgagtagcaagggtccattgaggagagcgcaggtgaagacgtgcgaggagtgtgacatgaactgtggacgccatgtgacccaagagaatcatcatttgctttgccgagatggaacgctgtggaagcacctgctgacatagagattgaagcgtttgaagacggttggatggcaggaacgctctcatgaggactgtgtccaagatagctcctatgaattgaagtctctgagtggggatgagatgagatttgggtagattgatctcgaaccccagaagttgaagaaacctgatggtttggttggtggccaggagaacagtctgagatgcattggccttgattaaccagtcgtccaggtaaggaaagacctgaaggtggtgagatcgtagaaaggcagccaccacaatcagacatttggtgaacactcttggagaggaggcaagaccgaagggcagcaccttgtattggtaatgacaacgattgatcatgaagcgtaggtactgtctggagaccagattgaccggtatatgagtgtatgcgtctttgagatcgagggaacatagccagtcgccttgattgagaagaggataaagagtggccagagaaagcattttgaacttttctttgaccaaatacTTATTGAGATCGcagagatctagaatgggtctgagatctcctgtttttttggggactaaaaaataacgggagtagaacccctgccccttttgatctagaggaacctcctctatagcgttcagaaggaggagggattgaacctcctggagaagaagggaagactgaggagtgtgcaaagcagactcttttggttgacttggaggaggtagaatctgaaagttgagagagtagccgtggtggatgatgttcaggacccactgatctgacgtgataagttcccaacggcttTTGAAataagtaaggcgtcctcctataggctgtggaagttgGGTAGAAGGaacaagactggctatgttctggagaaccaagtcaaaaggatTGTGTAGACTTTTGTGAAGGTGTAGGTTTTACCTGCTGCTGTTGTTGAGGTTGTCTAGCAGCTGGTCGTTGTTGtctctgacgtctaggctgttgtgcagcttgaggcagaggacgagccacaaatctacgttggtaggttgattgtggacgaaaaggcctggttggtggaggcttcttagttttaagaagcgtgtcccatctagtctcatgagccgatagtttttgagtagtggagtccatggaatctccaaacagctcatcccccaagcaaggtgcattggctagTCGATCCTGGTGATTGACGTTGAGTTCTGAAACCCGAAGCCAGGCTAGCcgtcgcatggccactgacatggcTGTGGCCCTGGAGGTCAGCTCGAAGGTATCATAAATGGATCTGACCATGAATTTACGAAGCTGTAAAAGAGAGGAACAAGTTTGGtgaaaagcagactttttccgatcaggaagatatttctcaaaagcagtgagattttgaataagctgcttaagatagaaagagaaatgaaatgcGTAATTTCCTGATCGATTGgctaacattgcattttggtatagccttttaccaaacttgtccatggatttgccctctctgccaggagggactgaagcatatacactagtccctttggacttttttaaggtggactcaaccaaaagggactcatgaggcagttggggtttgtcaaacccagggatAGGAATGACCTTATACAAGGAATCCAATTTTCGGGGAGCTCCAGGAATAGTTAAAGgagattccagattcttataaaaagtctctctcaagatgtcatggagaggtaacttaaggtattcctttggaggctggtcaaaatccaaggcatctagaaaagctttggatttctttgactcagcctccaaaggaatggagagagagtcacacatttcctttaaaaaggaagaaaaagaagacacCTCTGGTCTAGAGGAGGGTCCTAAAGCAGACGGGTCCTcatcaccagaagagcattccccCTCAGAAAGAATAGGATCCTCTGAGTCACCCCACAAGTCAGGATCTCGAACTTGAAAACTCCGGTCTCGAGATTCCGGTGTGGAAGGCTCTAAATGACGGGATTTGCGACGAGACTTCCCtgacctgcctgactcggtaccgggagatgtcactgtatgcaccggagccgaagtctgtacagcttgatggtgagctctcggctccagtgcaagaatcggcatggagaccgaggaaacagattgtaccggtaccgacaaagtggacgtcgataaaataggacggtccactatcggtaccggtggctcagaccgaacTGGTACCGGTAGATTCGGTGCCAGGAATGAAGGCAGGAGGTGCTGTAACTGTTCTTTAAGTTGCGCCTGCAGAACAGCAGCTATACGGTCTTCgagggaaggcaccggtaccgcttttttcttttgtggtacctgcggtgccgctctacgccccgaggatgaggaacccgatgtagaggggctcacctctattggggcggagcgcttccgtgggcgcctcgaggtcggcaggattgggctcgctgccatcgagaccggaggacgctccaacggggaaggcttcttagccggcttacctgaaggagtcaacaccgacgcggtatcgcgtggtgtcgatgatgtgggtgccgactgcgccggtgccgatgtcggtgccggtgttgtagaatcagacatttcggcaccaaacagtaatttctgttgaatttctctatttttaagagttctctttttcaaagtcgcacagcgggtgcaggtagacgctcgatggtcgggaccaagacactggagacaccaattatgtgggtcagttagtgaaattggtcgtgcacaccgctggcacttcttgaagccgggttgagggggcatgaatgtaaagaCGGCTTCaaccaaatcgaaggccgaggcctcgatggtggcaaaaggccccgccggggcaaatccgaaaaagaaggaaaaaaacaaatgtttttttttttttttttaaataaagaaaagaaagaaaaaaggaaaggaaataatatttccttaacaagtttacgcgagcgggaagtttACACAAAGGTTCTTTCACAACGGCCGTTGAGAGAGACGCGttttcttagctccgcggaaactaagaaactggggaccgcgcgcctctttcgggcgggaaagcactcgcgcgtgcgcggtgcggcctactggaactttctaagttcttagagtgcaatcactctaaaattgtccgtaccggggctccgtcggtgccgtcacccatcagtcaagaatatgctgcctgcttgtcctgggataatatatgcATTCTCACTTTCAATTTGCTATTTCTTCCAGGATCAGGCAACCCCTTAATAATTCTCTTTTTACCTTCCTTTTTGTGAAGGGCAGGAAAAGATTTGAGTTACATGAAATGTTGCTAGTTTTTCAAGCTCCTACGATTTGGAAAGAAACTTCTGCATGCTTTGTTCAGTCTCACTCTTATCAGGCTTTTAGAAGAAATATAAAGACATTATTTAGGAAATTTATTCTTAATTCagtgtctctttctttttttattgtattaattactatattttatttttcttatttgcaGGAGAATGTCCTGCTATCTTGGGTTTGTAATCTGCTTAAATCTTTATATTGTTAGCAGTATACAACTGccattgttatgttatgtaagcAACATTTCATTAACTGGTTCACTTTTAGGTAAAGAAACTTTTTGTAAGTCAGGTTTAGAGGTATGAATGATGAGTTAACCTATTGCACCTAAGGTTGGTTTAGAAATTAGTATATGGTAACTGAGATCCTTAATTAGAGCTGCAGATATTGGACATGTGGATTTCCTGGAGAAGGTGCATAGACTGGCAGAAAGACCCTACATCATCGTTGGACTCCACTTTGATCAGGTTATAGTACAGCTTGCTGGAAACCAAACACCTGGTGTCTGAGCATGAGTGGAAAGAGATGGGAGAACCAAAGGGCGAGGGGGGGGAATAGCATGGCTCCTAAAAGAGATCCTTAGCATCttcatcagaccagtgggttatGCCAGtagaccagcagatggagacagagggtgtgtgtgtgggggggggggggggtaatagtcCTTCATGTTTCACCTAATAAGGATACACTGCAGTTTTAAATGTTCAGTGTTTCTCTGTCTCCACTGAACAGTGATAGGCAAACCATGTAGATCGTGAACTAGTTACTGAAGCAACTCCTGACCTAGTTGAGCAGAGGGATACTTCACCTGAGGTTTTAAACTCCCAAAATAAGCAATAAAATGGACATATTTAATTTGATCTAGAACAGGGATGATATGCAGAAGTATCTGAGTTCTTCgccctccctttttctttcttatgtAGTGCTTTACATCCTCCTGTACGTTTCTTCTGAGTCTGTCACTTAAGGCACTGAGACTTTTGTCTTGGAAGAATCTTACCCTTTACGTAGTTATTCTCagtttctttctcctcttctaaGAGAATTTTGAGCTACAAGCTCGTACAGGAGCTGGAAACAGGAATGTTGATTAAATAATTCTGTCCTTTCTTTCAGAGAGGGTATCCTCATTTCAGACAAATCAAATCTTTACTTTTGTTCCATGTCCATTGTGTACTTTAGAAGTGCAATGACGTGACCTACCAATTTGCAAGGTTGAGCAGATTGATTTTTCTCTTTGCAGGTTTCAGATAAGGTGATCCAATTCCTAAAGCTTATTGTTCATTTGAACTTTgatgttggagaaggattttatgagtgctgtggaccaccagaactaacaaatcaattctggaagaaatcaaaccggctatgtcactcgaagcccaaatgatgaagttatgactgacttattttggtcatactgtcaaaAGAGAGAGATTATTGGAGAagaacatcatgtttgggaagatcaaaggaaccagacgaagagggcgacctgcaatcagatggctggacacgttgaaagcaaccatagggatgacactggaggacttgaccagactagcacaaaacctatTTCTtattagatctgtaattcatctaCTCACTAGGATGGTACTTAACTAACTATTGCTCAGTAGCTAAAGTAATATTTTGTTGGAAGTGACATTTTACACTTTGAAAACTTTCTACCAGTGCTGTTTCAGCTTCATGGTAGAATAGTGAGCAATATTCCTGATTCACAATTGCAGAATGGTGATACAGTTGTTTCTTCTGATATTCACAAAGCTTTGGACTCCAGATAGAAGCATGTCTGTTTACTGCATTTAGAATTGAAATTTTTCAAGCAGAGATTTTAGAGTTTCACCCCTCTTGAGAACTGTTTTGATACTTCCTATGAGTACTGGACTGGTCTGGTGAGGACACTAAGAAAagagaaattaggtcttacctgctaattttctttctatttgccaccagaccagtccagggactctccttaTTATATTTTTGGTTATCAAACCACTTTAATATACTTTATATTACTCTTTTTAATCAACAAGCTGTGTTCAGGTTTCCTTTCTGTTTAACTTAAGAGCATAAGTATTGTCTTTCTGGGTTAGATCACAGGCCCATCTAACCCTGTACCCTGTTTCCAGTAGTGGTCAGTCCAGGtccaaaaacataagaacataagaattgccgctgctgggtcagaccagtggtccatcgtgcccagcagtccgccaaCGCCGTGGCCCTTAGGtcgaagaccagtgccctaactgagactagccttacctgcgtacgttccggttcaacaggaacttttctaactttgtcttgaatcccttgagggtgtttaatcctaagacagactccggaagagcgttccagttttctaccactctctgggtgaagaaggacttccttacgtttgtacagaatctatcccctttcaattttagagagtgcccgctcgttctccctaccttggaaagggtgaacaacctgtctatctactaagtctattcccttcattatcttgaatgttttgatcatgtcccctgcAGACAGCTCCCAAAAAGCCAGATTCTATGCTACCAGGGTTAAGTAATGGCTTTCTCCAGGTCTACCttaacagtttatggacttttcctccaggaatttgtccaagccAAGCTACATTAATTGCTTTTACCACTTGCTCCaacagtgaattccagagtttaactatatgttgaatgaagaaatattttcttcttttatttctttgtactttttgagcGACTAAACAATGTATTCACGTTTACCTGTTCTGCTCcatccaggattttttttttaatcctttattGCAACACTCAATAAGAAAGGCAAGAAATAGGGTTTCATAACAATCTCCATCTATATTAAACCAGTTAAAACTTTTCTAATGTAGTGTCAATATAATGCAAGCAAAACAACATGTTTCCATTCTAGATCCCCTTCAGGCCTTACCCAATTATTTTACTGAAAATCAAGGCCCACTTCGTAGACCTCTATTATAGCTCTCATCTCCaagctaaaaaaaaccccaacctctTGAGCCATTTCAGTGTTTTTTTACTGGTGAATATTGAGTATTATTAGCACAACTTaagcaaaatggaaaataaatggTCCATTATTTGAAATACTTaactgatcaatattcaaagcagttCAAACGGGCAAGAGAGGCTCCATCTTTCTGCAGTTGCAGTCTGCAGGCTGGGTGCCAGTATTCAGCAGTACTTGACTGGGCATAGCTGCTGAATATCGGATTTGACGGGTCTATATCAAGTGAGCCAGAGAGAGTCATTCCAGAGGTGCAATCGGGGAGAAGCCAGTAATTTTGCGGGTGCTGGCTCTGAATATTGGCCTGAAGCTGCTCTGCCCTTCCCAAGCACAGTTGTCCTGGCCTCCTCCCACCAAGTAACAGCAGGCCCTTCCAGGCTTTCTGAAAAGCCCTGACGGTTCAGTTGTGCTAAGGCAGAAGTGAACCCTATTTTCTTCCGCCCCTCAAGGTTCCAGTTTTAAAATGGCTGCCGCAATCTCTGCAGTAGACCCCTAGTGATAGTACCACAAGACTACCCCTAGAGGTTGCGGCTGCCATTTATAGTTGGAGCCAACCTGCCAAAATCACCACTAGACCACAAAGCATCTTGAGGTCcgagggggagggcagagaggaagactTGCCtttgctggggggagggaggggtagagAACAGGAGAGAAGAACTGTTGATTGCCAGGACCCACTTAAGCCCTGCTGGTAGGTTAAGACTGTCGAgagccagatattcaatgctagttcCAGTACCCGGACATGGCCCAACATTGAATACCTGGAGCTAATTTAGCCAATAACCAATAAACAGCTAAGGCTGCATTATGTCCTTATTGGGTGATGCACGCAGGACTTTTTCTCCATCTTCTGGTCAGTGGGCACACACCAaagttctggactggtctggtaagtctaaaggaaagaaacttAGTAGGTAAGTCCTAATTACTCCATCTTGTTAGAGGGAGGAGGAAGTTGGGGATAGCAGGGCCATGAGGCTAAGTGACAACACAGCTCCTGAGATGAAGGGAATAGCTGTCCTCCACTGAAAGCAATTTTGGCCTTCTGTCCTGAAGTTTTTATCAATGTGTCTGCAGGAAGTGAATCATTACAAAGGGAAAAACTATCCCATCATGAATGTACATGAGAGGACTCTGAGTGTGCTGGCCTGCCGGGTAAGTGTCACTTccagcttctttctctcttctcattcAGTATTTCTGCCATGAATATTGATCCCATCTTTCGCAATTACCCTTGCAAATGCAtttgattcttaaccttttttgtcAGTAGTGGTTTTCTCAATTTTATTCCGTGTCACTGCCTTGAAACTTTTTTGAACTTGCAGCTGAAGTGGAGGGTAGAACTAGCAGAGTGTGTTTGTTCTTGCAGTATGTGGCAGAGGTTGTGATTGGCGCCCCTTATGCTGTGACAGCGGATCTGCTGGACCATTTCAAGGTGAGTCCCAGAAGCAAGTTGGACAGGACAGGAAGAGAAGGGAGTTGGTCACTTGCATTAGTACTAGAAATGCTCATCTTTGTTTCGCTGAGCATGGAATAAAGTGCAAACTTACCCTCTTACAGGTAGAGTGTGTGTGTCATGGGAAGACAGAGGTCCCTTCAGACAAAGATGGCTCTGATCCCTACCTGGTAAGTTCCAAGCAAGGCACAGGCACACAAACCAGGAAGTGCAGAAGGGAATCCTTTGTTCTGATTATACCTGGAGGTACAGTGATACAGAGTAGACTTCAGTCTGTAATAGAAGGTTTCTTTTATGTTTCCAGGAGCCTAAGAGACGTGGGATCTTCCACACTGTGGACAGTGGTAATGGTCTGACCACAGATGATATTGTGCAGAGGATAATTAAGAATAGGTAGGTTTTGTGGATCTCTGTGCTGTTAATATTAGCAATATTGAATACAGTATATAGTTCTGGATGTTTGTACAGTattatatatactcaaatataaacagagataatATTTCcccccttttgggggggaaaaatgtTAAGTCAAATATAAAtcaagggtttatattcaagtgccgcCCAGCTGTACACCACCCGCCCCTCCCAAACCTAGCACTGGCCTCTCCCCAGGTCTACctaaaatcctggtggtccagtggtatggTGAGCCAAACTGGGATGGGAGTGAGCTCTCCCTCCCCTGAGGTGAGGTGAAATGTCAGGTCCTGTCCCGGGTGGCTGTAGAATCACCACATGCCCCttcttgcctccctccctcctgtagaATCAGTGCACATCCCTTCCTTCGGAGAAGCAGCGTAGGcctcccccaggcctaccttaattgctggtggtccagcagagtaagtcaggacaggagcgatcctCTTGTGCTCCTTGCCTGTGCAGTCTCActgaaaaaatggctgctgtgaattcTGCAGCAATTCACGAGACTGCTTCAAGGGAGGAGGCGTATATTGATTCTACAGGAGGGAGGGCGAGGACATGCGTTGATTCTGCAGCATGGAAGGAAGGGGCACGCGGTGATTCAACAGCCGGGACAGGACCCGACACCTCACCTCGGGAGAAGGAGAGATTGCACCATTCCAGCTAGGCTCACCACACCACTGGATTACCAGAATTTAAggttgatctgaatataaactgagacctgaGTATATCAGGTAAATTCCTTTTTCTGAGCCTCATTTGTTTTTCCTGTACAGTGAAGTAAGAGTCTGAGTATGAGTCTTGCTACTCTGTGATGGGAAGTGATGTTCACTTAGTCCTTCATTTAATACAATTGTGATTTGCAGGTTGGAATTTGAAGCTCGAAACCAAAAGAAAGAAGCAAAGGAGCTGGCAGTACTGGAGGCTTTGAAAAAACGGGAGAAGCTGAGGGAGATGTTGCAGCTTCAGAAAGATGGGGAGAATTAAGTCTCTGCAGCCTGGACATACCACCCTGTGTCTGCATTCTTCCTGGTCCTTTGACGTTACCTAATGGaaggctggagaagaggaagttTTATTTTTGAACTTTTTTGATGTTAAAATGGATTTTAACAAGAACTAATTTGTTTTCAGTGTGTTTTTATCTGTTCAGGTGAAGCCTGAGCAGGACTGGCCTTTGCAGATCAATACTGGTAATGCCCTTGACATTTGATTTTGAATGGTCACTTTTGCTGTAAACACTAATTTCTAATTTAACTTTTATCTTTCTGTTGTATTGTACAGCTACAgtttttaaatatatcaaaataaaattaactGAAATTTCCTCAGTGCTAAACAGTTTGATGCAGCAGATTCCCAGACTTATGACTTTGATGGTTTCTGCTGCCCCGACCTCTGTTTTTTCTCAGCTCTGCTGATGTGGGATATGGTGGGAATGTCATTGGCAGCTGCATGGAATATTCACCCAGATGGATAAGCCAGAGTTAGATACTTCCGATGCTGCTAGTTTCTTGGTACACCATTCTACGCCAAAACATTTGAGAGtgatagtaaaaaaaaacaaaaaaacattaggCTCATATTAGAGCTGGGCCTAAGCTTATGCTGCTAGTTTCACTAGGCTCTTAAAATGTGGGTGGCGGCAGGAGAAGATTTAAGGTGGGAAAATAAGGGAGGAGCTTAGAACTGATTTTCAAAAGCAGGCATCTAACTTGTGCCACTCTATAGGCAAATTAATGGCTGCTGTACTTTTAAAAGCATATCTTTTGAGCTGAATTTTGGTGAACTTGAAACTAAAAACTAGGCACCTATGTTTTGGCTGAAAACAAATTTAGGCCCTTAGGGTATCTTTTACTCAAGATTAGCACATATTATCTGCCAGGACCCATCTATTCCTATGAAAcctactagaaaatgacacagtgacagaattcatcaccattctgGTCCTCACGGATAACTGAAGGAAACTatcctatgtcattctttagtgttcatctcaacctcggtccttctacatcagcattcttcaacgcaaggctTGACAGACAGTGGCTAGAaatcatcccgtgtcattctcccccaaaacctccacttaaataatctcttcctccccaaaacaccaaccaagtattcagatccctgaaatgttacataatcttatttgtactctaactgtaatctatttgttatatcacacagtaacgtacagtcaatttaatatccaatttgcaagttcttccagaattaatccaggtatctctcctcccttgtaaccaaaaaaaccctccaaaaaaccccaaaacagctgtaacttcactggaaatgtccagttagctcttttgtaatccgccttgaactgcaaggtataggcggaatagaagtccctaatgtaatgtaatgtaattctttagtgtctatctcaaccccagtccttctacaccagcattcttcaatgcaaggcttgagggtcagtggctggaaaccatcct
It contains:
- the PCYT2 gene encoding ethanolamine-phosphate cytidylyltransferase isoform X2; the encoded protein is MLRNGQEAEVGSPEPGKGPVRVWCDGCYDMVHYGHSNQLRQARAMGDYLIAGVHTDDDITLTIDGRDTYEEVKKAGRYRECKRTQGVSTTDLVGRMLLMTKSHHSNIDENSDYQQHTDNFGKGPKGHSPWTGVSQFLQTSQKIIQFASGKEPEPGDTIIYVAGAFDLFHIGHVDFLEKVHRLAERPYIIVGLHFDQEVNHYKGKNYPIMNVHERTLSVLACRYVAEVVIGAPYAVTADLLDHFKVECVCHGKTEVPSDKDGSDPYLEPKRRGIFHTVDSGNGLTTDDIVQRIIKNRLEFEARNQKKEAKELAVLEALKKREKLREMLQLQKDGEN